GGCCTGCTCGTAGGAGAGGGCCTCGGGCTGCTTGGCGGGCATGGTCACTCCTTGGTGTCGGTGACGGTGGCGGTCAGTTCGCCTGCGGCGAGGCGGATGCGCAGGGGGTCGCCGGGGGCGACGTCGGTGGCGGCGCGGGCGACGTGGCCGTCGGGGCGCTGCACGATGGCGTAGCCGCGGGCCAGGGTGGCGGCGGGGGACAGGGCGCGCAGGCGGGCCAGGGTATGGGTGAGGTCGCCCTCGGCGCGGTGCAGGCGGTGGGTGAGGGCGCGGGCGGCGCGGTCACGCAGGGCGGTGACCTCGGTCGCCCGGGTCTCGATCATCTGGTACGGCTTCGCCAGCGCGGGCCTGCTGCGCAGGCTGTCGAGGCGCTGCTGCTCGCGCTCGACCCGATGGCGCACCGCTCGCGTCAGCCGCCCGCGCGCCTGCTCGATGAGGCGGATCTCGTCACCCAGATCGGGGACGACCCGCTTGGCCGCGTCGGTCGGCGTGGACGCGCGTACGTCGGCCACCCAGTCCACGAGCGGCGTATCCGGTTCGTGCCCGATCGCGGAGATCACCGGCGTACGGCAGGCGAACACCGCCCGGCACAGCGCCTCGTCGCTGAAGGGCAGCAGGTCCTCCACGGAGCCGCCGCCGCGGGCCATGATGATCACGTCGACGCTCTCGTCGGCGTCGAGCAGCTGCAGCGCGCCGATGATCGACGGCACCGCGGTCGGCCCCTGGACGGTCACCGGGATCACCCGGAAGTCCACGGACGGCCAGCGGCGGCGCGCGTTGGTGAGCACGTCGCGCTCGGCGGCGCTGGCCCGCGCCGTGATCAGCCCGATGCGCTGCGGCAGGAACGGCAGCCGCCGCTTGCGGCGCGGGTCGAACAGGCCCTCGGCCTGCAGCAGCTTCTTCAGCTGCTCCAGGCGGGCGAGCAGCTCGCCCAGGCCGACCTGGCGGATCTCGTCGGCGCGCAGGCTGAGCGTGCCGCGCTGGGCGAACCACTCCGGCTTGGCGTGCACGATCACGCGGGCGCCCTCGGACAGCTCCGGCGCGCCCCGGTCCAGCACCTCGCGGCCCGTGGTGACGGTCAGGCTGAGGTCGGCGGACGGGTCACGCAGGGTGAGGAACACCGTCTGCGAGCCGGGTCGCCGGGAGAGCTGCGCCACCTGTCCGTCGACCCAGATCCACCCGAGTCGCCCGATCCAGGCACTGATCTTCTGGCTGACCACTCTTACGGGCCACGGCTGCTCCGCCGAGCTCTGCTCCGTCACAGGGCTCACCATAGGCCGCCGGTACGATGGTCTGGTGGTTGAGACTCCTCGCAAGCGTGTTCTGCTCGCCAAGCCCCGTGGTTACTGCGCCGGCGTCGACCGCGCCGTGCAGACCGTCGAAGAGGCGCTGAAGCTCTACGGCGCCCCGATCTACGTGCGCAAGGAGATCGTGCACAACAAGCACGTGGTGAGCACGCTGCAGGCCAAGGGCGCGATCTTCGTCGAGGAGAACGAGGAGGTCCCCGAGGGCTCGACCGTGATCTTCTCGGCGCACGGCGTCGCCCCGGTGGTGCACGACCAGGCCCGCGAGCGCAACCTCAAGGCGATCGACGCCACCTGCCCGCTGGTGACCAAGGTGCACCAGGAGGCCCGCCGCTTCGCCGCCGACGACTACGACATCCTGCTCATCGGCCACGAGGGCCACGAGGAGGTCATCGGCACCTCCGGCGAGGCCCCCGAGCACATCCAGCTCGTCGACGGCCCGGAGGGCGTGGCCAACGTCACCGTCCGCGACCCGAACAAGGTCGTCTGGCTGTCCCAGACCACGCTCAGCGTGGACGAGACCATGGAGACCGTGGCCCGGCTCAAGGAGAAGCTCCCGCTGCTCCAGTCGCCGCCCAGCGACGACATCTGCTACGCCACGCAGAACCGCCAGCAGGTCATGAAGCAGATCGCCCCCGACTGCGACGTGATCCTGGTCGTCGGCTCCCGCAACTCGTCGAACTCGGTCCGCATGGTCGAGGTCGCCGTGAACGCCGGCGCCCGCCAGGGCCACCTGATCGACTTCGCCCACGAGATCGACCCCGCCTGGCTGGAGGACGCCACCACGGTCGGCCTCTCCTCCGGCGCGAGCGTCCCCGAGGAGCTGGTCACCCAGGTGCTGGCCCGCCTCGCCGAGCTCGGCTTCGCCGACGTCGAGGAGGTCGTCACGGTCCAGGAGCGCCTGACCTTCTCCCTCCCCCAGGAACTCAAGCGCGACATGAAAGCCGCCCGCTAGAAAAGGAAGGGCACCTTCTTATCGTTTTCCGTAGAGGAAGGTGCCCTTCTTAACGTCTCCTGGTCGGCGCTTGCCGCTCAGGAGCAGCGCTCCGGCTCGTCCTCCCACTTGTGGCCGATCGCGCGGTGGAACGCGCGGCCGCCGGGCGGGACGGTCTTCGGGATCGCCGCGTCGGTGGCCACGATGTACCACGACACCTTGCAGTCGGGCTGGTCCGTGACCAGCTTCATCGCCAGCGTCGGCTGCGCCTCGGTCAGGTAGCCCACCTTCGAGGCGAACAGCTTCGCCGAACCGTCCGGCTGGTACACGTAGCTGGCCCAGAGCACCCGCCTGCGCTGTCCCGGGCACCACTTCACCGGCTTCTCCTCCAGCCCGCTCACCCGGAAGGTGAAGGAGCCGTCGGGCTTCGGCACGTTCGCCGAGACGGTGCCGAATGGCGTACAGGCCGGCTTCGGCGCGGGGGACGGGCTGCGTGGCGGGCGGGGCGGTGCCTTCGTGCTGGGCTTGGCGGGCGGCGTGGCGGCCGGGCTCGGCGGGACGGTCGCGACGCCGCTCGGGATGGCCGCCAGCTGCGCCGCCGCCGAGAGGTCCGCTTCGGCGGCGCCTGCGCTCGGCGCGGCCGCCGCCGGGGCGGTCGCCGGAGCGCCGTCCGAGGTCCGCATCAGCACCCCACCGAGCAGCACGCTCGCGACCGCGGCCACGGCGGACCAGGCGACCAGGTTGCGGTACAGGTGGCGCGGGCGGGCGACCGGGCCGGTCTCGCTCATCGGCTCTCCACATCGGGCTCAGGCGACTCCTGGAGCCTAGGCCGCGGCGCTTTTCCGCAGATCGCCTGTCCGGCCGAACCCGTGAGCGTTAAGAAGGGCACCTTCTACTACGGAAAACGATAAGAAGGTGCCCTTCCTTTCATAGGAGTTCGGGGGCTTGGGGCTGGCGGGGGGCGATGTCGAGGGGCTTCTGTTCGGGGAGGTCGTCGCCGGTGACGCCGAGTTCGGTCATGCGGCGGGCGGTGACCAGGACGCGCTGTTCGAGGGAGCCGATGGCGGCGTTGTACGCCGTGACCGACCCGCTTAGCGACGAGCCGAGCTTGGTGAGGTGGCCGCTGACCGTGCCCAGCCGGGCGTAGAGCTGCTTGGCGAGTTCGTGGATCTGCAGGGCGTTGCGCGACAGCGCCTCCTGGCGCCAGGTGTAGGCGACCGTACGCAGCAGCGCCACCAGCGTCGACGGCGTGGCCAGCACGACGTTGCGGGCGAACGCGTGCTCCAGCAGCGCCGGGTCGCGCTGCAGCGCCGCGTCCAGGAACGGGTCGGCGGGCACGAACAGCACCACGAACTCGGGCGTCGCCTCGAACGCCTGCCAGTACGCCCGCCCGGCCAGGATGTCCACATGTGACTTGAGGGCACGCGCGTGCGCGTCGAGGTACGTGTCGCGCTGGCGCTCGTCGCGGGACTCCAGCGCGGTCAGGTACGCGTCGAGCGGCACCTTCGCGTCGACCACCACGCTGCGCCCGCCGTGCAGGCGTACCACCAGGTCGGGGCGGACCACGGCGATGTCGGCGCTCACGTCGCGCAGCGCGGTGACCTGCTCGTCGAAGTCGCAGTGGCGCAGCATGCCGGCCGCCTCGACGATGCGGCGCAGCTGGTGCTCGCCCCACCGGCCGCGGACGTGCGAGGTGCGCAGCGCCGCGACCAGCTGGCTCGTCTCCATCCGCAGCGACGCGGACACCTCGGCCGAGGCCCGGACCTGCTCGCGCAGCTGGGCGTACGCGTCGACGCGGTCGTGCTCCATCTCGTTGACGCGCTGCTCGTAGCGCCGCAGCGTGTCGTGCAGGGGCGCCACGGCGCGGGCCACGGCCTCCTGCGACTGCGCGGTCGCCTCGAACGACAGCACG
The Catellatospora sp. IY07-71 DNA segment above includes these coding regions:
- the xseA gene encoding exodeoxyribonuclease VII large subunit translates to MTEQSSAEQPWPVRVVSQKISAWIGRLGWIWVDGQVAQLSRRPGSQTVFLTLRDPSADLSLTVTTGREVLDRGAPELSEGARVIVHAKPEWFAQRGTLSLRADEIRQVGLGELLARLEQLKKLLQAEGLFDPRRKRRLPFLPQRIGLITARASAAERDVLTNARRRWPSVDFRVIPVTVQGPTAVPSIIGALQLLDADESVDVIIMARGGGSVEDLLPFSDEALCRAVFACRTPVISAIGHEPDTPLVDWVADVRASTPTDAAKRVVPDLGDEIRLIEQARGRLTRAVRHRVEREQQRLDSLRSRPALAKPYQMIETRATEVTALRDRAARALTHRLHRAEGDLTHTLARLRALSPAATLARGYAIVQRPDGHVARAATDVAPGDPLRIRLAAGELTATVTDTKE
- a CDS encoding DNA recombination protein RmuC, yielding MGAVETLAIVVVCLLAGGGLGWLAARASTATETARLQATLDATQAGEARLEQAMRVLSFEATAQSQEAVARAVAPLHDTLRRYEQRVNEMEHDRVDAYAQLREQVRASAEVSASLRMETSQLVAALRTSHVRGRWGEHQLRRIVEAAGMLRHCDFDEQVTALRDVSADIAVVRPDLVVRLHGGRSVVVDAKVPLDAYLTALESRDERQRDTYLDAHARALKSHVDILAGRAYWQAFEATPEFVVLFVPADPFLDAALQRDPALLEHAFARNVVLATPSTLVALLRTVAYTWRQEALSRNALQIHELAKQLYARLGTVSGHLTKLGSSLSGSVTAYNAAIGSLEQRVLVTARRMTELGVTGDDLPEQKPLDIAPRQPQAPELL
- a CDS encoding 4-hydroxy-3-methylbut-2-enyl diphosphate reductase — encoded protein: MGRRYDGLVVETPRKRVLLAKPRGYCAGVDRAVQTVEEALKLYGAPIYVRKEIVHNKHVVSTLQAKGAIFVEENEEVPEGSTVIFSAHGVAPVVHDQARERNLKAIDATCPLVTKVHQEARRFAADDYDILLIGHEGHEEVIGTSGEAPEHIQLVDGPEGVANVTVRDPNKVVWLSQTTLSVDETMETVARLKEKLPLLQSPPSDDICYATQNRQQVMKQIAPDCDVILVVGSRNSSNSVRMVEVAVNAGARQGHLIDFAHEIDPAWLEDATTVGLSSGASVPEELVTQVLARLAELGFADVEEVVTVQERLTFSLPQELKRDMKAAR